The following coding sequences lie in one Timaviella obliquedivisa GSE-PSE-MK23-08B genomic window:
- a CDS encoding WG repeat-containing protein, with product MASSILQFDRASNFSEGLAVVQTSDRYFYIDPTGKTVIAVDPSFDGVSPFSEGRAIARVNDYYGYLDRTGAVVIDPQYLGVNSFADGLAVVRNGNRYGYINLDGEWAIEPQFFLASDFSEGLAAVKIDEQYGYVNRLGEWAIAPQFTDAWSFSESLAVIRAAGKWGYVDRMGKVAIAPQFDGAFDFSETLARVRKESKWGYIRQSGEWAIAPQFDFASDFSEGLAVVLVGTTWGYTNSAGEMAIVPKFEFASDFSEGLAAVQVAGKIGFINKMGEVVIEPQFQKTGSFSGGWAWVQLEDQFRYIAPNGEFLRAVRPDSP from the coding sequence ATGGCTTCATCAATTCTGCAATTCGATCGCGCTTCAAACTTTTCGGAAGGACTGGCGGTGGTTCAAACTTCCGATCGCTATTTCTACATTGACCCGACTGGCAAAACAGTCATTGCGGTAGATCCAAGCTTTGACGGTGTTTCACCTTTTTCTGAAGGACGCGCGATCGCTCGTGTCAATGATTACTATGGCTATCTTGACCGAACGGGCGCTGTGGTGATCGACCCGCAATATTTAGGAGTTAATAGTTTTGCGGATGGGCTGGCGGTCGTGCGCAATGGGAATCGCTACGGCTATATCAACTTGGATGGGGAATGGGCGATTGAGCCGCAGTTTTTTTTGGCAAGCGATTTTTCTGAAGGGTTAGCCGCTGTCAAAATTGATGAGCAGTATGGGTATGTCAATCGTTTAGGGGAATGGGCGATCGCGCCACAGTTTACTGATGCCTGGAGTTTTTCAGAATCGTTGGCGGTAATTCGGGCGGCGGGGAAATGGGGCTATGTTGATCGAATGGGTAAGGTGGCGATCGCACCCCAGTTTGATGGAGCGTTTGATTTTTCGGAGACGCTGGCACGGGTCAGGAAGGAGAGTAAGTGGGGATATATTCGGCAATCGGGAGAATGGGCGATCGCGCCGCAGTTTGATTTTGCGTCGGACTTTTCGGAAGGCTTGGCGGTGGTCTTGGTGGGAACGACGTGGGGCTATACCAACAGTGCGGGAGAGATGGCGATCGTGCCTAAGTTCGAGTTTGCGTCGGACTTTTCGGAAGGACTAGCTGCGGTTCAGGTTGCTGGAAAGATTGGCTTTATCAATAAAATGGGGGAAGTAGTGATTGAGCCGCAGTTTCAAAAGACTGGCTCTTTCTCTGGAGGCTGGGCTTGGGTGCAATTAGAAGATCAGTTTCGGTATATTGCTCCGAATGGAGAATTTTTGAGAGCAGTTCGTCCTGACAGCCCCTGA
- a CDS encoding endonuclease/exonuclease/phosphatase family protein, which translates to MATILFWNINKKNLLQDIVYLCHHHNVDILILAESQISDANLLPSLNSSDSNGLYFGLFNNLASRLSFFFRYPHQSVRPVADSGGVSIRHISPPIGVSLLLVGLHLPSKLHLDEREQMMHATRISKTIQEAERNVGHSRTLVIGDFNMNPFEPGLVASDGFHAVMDQKIARRRSRSVQGEDKPFFYNPMWGLMGDSSPGSSGTYYDSKGGYINYFWNTFDQVLLRPDLLNHFSQESLQVISEVGSKSLLAETGLLKSVSDHLPVLVRLSIERTMNYE; encoded by the coding sequence ATGGCAACGATACTGTTCTGGAATATCAACAAGAAAAATCTCCTGCAAGATATTGTGTATCTTTGCCATCACCACAATGTTGATATCCTAATTTTGGCAGAATCCCAGATATCAGATGCCAACCTTCTACCCTCCCTCAATTCTTCTGACTCGAACGGTTTGTACTTTGGATTATTTAACAATTTGGCATCGCGCTTATCCTTTTTCTTTCGATATCCTCATCAATCAGTTCGTCCAGTTGCTGATAGTGGAGGTGTTTCGATTCGACATATCTCCCCGCCCATTGGAGTTTCTTTACTACTGGTAGGATTACACTTACCAAGCAAGCTGCACCTTGATGAACGTGAGCAAATGATGCACGCCACTAGAATATCTAAGACAATTCAAGAAGCTGAAAGAAACGTAGGACATTCTAGAACTCTGGTGATTGGAGATTTCAACATGAACCCATTTGAACCTGGCTTAGTTGCATCAGATGGCTTTCATGCTGTTATGGATCAGAAAATAGCCAGGAGACGGAGTAGATCTGTGCAAGGGGAAGACAAGCCGTTTTTCTACAATCCTATGTGGGGACTGATGGGGGATTCTTCTCCAGGCTCTTCAGGGACGTATTATGACAGTAAAGGAGGGTATATCAATTATTTTTGGAATACCTTTGACCAAGTGCTATTGCGACCCGACCTATTAAATCATTTTTCTCAGGAGAGCTTACAGGTTATTTCAGAAGTGGGGAGTAAGAGCTTGCTAGCAGAAACTGGATTACTGAAATCTGTTTCAGATCATCTGCCTGTGTTAGTTAGGCTAAGTATAGAAAGGACGATGAATTATGAATAG
- a CDS encoding RNA polymerase sigma factor SigF has product MLTPVANELKSESLQLLREYYKSPCAEIRNQLVELNFGLVRKEAHHWVNQCTESYEDLLQVGSLGLIRAIERFDMSRGNAFSSFAIPYIRGEIQHYLRDKGSPVRIPRRWQALQHQASNITRQLQVELHRPPTDVEVSQALAISVMEWQDIKLAYRNRAPLSLDAPMRDEDERSTSLGDLVPDNHYQSFQLAQEDQIRLHQALVQLENRTREVLEFVFLHDLTQKETAERLGISAVTVSRRVKRGLKTLRTLMVASA; this is encoded by the coding sequence ATGCTTACCCCAGTCGCGAACGAACTTAAAAGTGAAAGTTTACAGTTGCTCCGGGAGTACTACAAATCTCCCTGTGCCGAAATCCGCAATCAGTTGGTTGAGCTTAACTTTGGGCTGGTGAGAAAGGAAGCTCATCACTGGGTTAATCAATGTACCGAAAGCTATGAAGATCTACTTCAAGTGGGCAGCTTAGGCTTAATCCGAGCGATCGAACGCTTTGATATGTCTCGGGGCAACGCCTTCAGTTCTTTTGCCATTCCTTACATTCGGGGCGAAATTCAACACTATCTGCGCGACAAGGGTTCACCAGTTCGTATTCCGCGCCGCTGGCAAGCTCTACAGCACCAAGCCTCTAACATTACTCGCCAGCTTCAAGTCGAGTTGCACCGTCCACCGACTGACGTGGAAGTGTCCCAAGCATTAGCAATTTCGGTAATGGAATGGCAAGACATTAAACTGGCATATCGCAATCGCGCTCCCCTCAGCCTTGATGCACCCATGCGCGACGAAGATGAGCGATCGACCTCTCTGGGCGACTTGGTTCCTGATAATCACTACCAAAGCTTTCAGTTGGCTCAAGAAGATCAGATTCGTCTTCATCAAGCGTTGGTTCAGCTAGAAAATCGGACTCGTGAGGTTTTAGAATTTGTGTTTCTGCATGACCTGACTCAAAAGGAAACGGCAGAACGTTTAGGAATTAGCGCCGTAACGGTTTCTCGCCGGGTGAAGCGAGGGCTAAAAACGTTGAGAACGTTGATGGTGGCAAGCGCTTAA
- a CDS encoding photosystem II manganese-stabilizing polypeptide encodes MRYRAVIAALLALCLGFLTACSEGPASASSVEELTYDQIRNTGLANNCPQITEAKRGTIPIERGSEYVITGLCLEPTNYFVKEESTNRRQGASFIAGKPLTRLTSSIDQVSGKLSADADGSLVFEEKDGFDFQATTVKMPGGEMHPFLFTIKGLVAKAQGSADSITTSTDFIGEFRVPSYRTSNFLDPKGRGLTAGYDNAVALPAQADNEELLRENIKSFDLGKGEISLQVAKINAATGEIAGTFESIQPSDTDMGGKAPVDVKIIGLFYARVDPAQV; translated from the coding sequence ATGAGGTATCGTGCTGTAATCGCCGCACTCCTAGCGCTTTGTCTAGGATTTCTTACTGCTTGTAGTGAGGGTCCTGCATCCGCATCGAGCGTCGAAGAATTGACCTACGACCAGATTCGCAACACGGGTCTGGCAAACAACTGTCCTCAAATTACCGAGGCAAAACGAGGAACCATCCCGATCGAACGCGGATCAGAATACGTCATCACAGGCTTGTGCTTAGAGCCAACAAATTACTTTGTCAAAGAAGAATCTACCAACAGACGGCAAGGCGCATCCTTCATTGCAGGCAAGCCTCTAACTCGGTTGACCTCTTCTATTGACCAAGTATCGGGCAAACTCTCGGCTGATGCTGATGGCAGCTTGGTATTTGAGGAAAAAGACGGATTTGACTTCCAAGCAACCACTGTCAAAATGCCAGGTGGTGAAATGCATCCATTCCTCTTCACTATTAAAGGCTTGGTTGCCAAAGCTCAAGGCAGTGCCGACAGCATTACCACTTCCACCGATTTCATCGGCGAGTTTAGAGTTCCCTCTTACCGAACTTCTAACTTTCTCGATCCTAAAGGTCGGGGTTTAACTGCGGGCTACGACAACGCCGTGGCGCTACCGGCACAAGCCGATAATGAGGAGCTACTCAGAGAGAACATCAAAAGCTTTGACTTAGGCAAAGGTGAAATTTCTCTACAAGTCGCTAAAATTAATGCAGCTACAGGCGAAATTGCAGGCACGTTTGAGAGCATCCAGCCCTCTGATACTGACATGGGGGGTAAAGCTCCTGTAGATGTGAAAATTATTGGATTGTTCTACGCCAGAGTAGATCCTGCTCAAGTCTAG
- the lnt gene encoding apolipoprotein N-acyltransferase: MGLTPAPANLWGLAWVALAPLWVLVVGESGSTGDKASRMTLWVPFVWGVGYHGLALAWIRGLHPLTWMGLPWGTSVAITGFSWAFITLWGAALGVTWAGLFGFVLRRVRETRKGLSSLTRVLLGTALWCTLSILWNCGPLDWTSLSFTQSPHNLAILHLGQLSGSTAVTGAIVAVNGLIAEAWLHRCSQSPAQRFWLSVSPVALFVALHLIGFALYSQPLTELPASAVKVGIVQGNIPTRIKLFEEGTKLSLDRYTQGYQILADQGVDLVLTPEGSLPWLWLGRPRQSQNALYQAILDRGVPALIGTVGMRAGRVTQTLFSITGTGVIIGRYDKIKLVPLGEYIPFESFLGRFIDRLSPVGSSMLPGAVNQHFDTPVGRAIAAICYESAFPWIFRNQAAAGGQFIVTASNNDPYNATMMAQHHAQDVMRAIESDRWAVRATNTGFSGIVDPHGKTQWLSGFRTYETHAHTIYRRQTQTLYVRWGNWLLPLLLVAALIRVGIESRRA; this comes from the coding sequence ATGGGTTTAACCCCTGCTCCAGCAAATCTGTGGGGCTTAGCGTGGGTTGCTCTGGCTCCGCTGTGGGTGCTAGTGGTTGGGGAAAGCGGTAGCACAGGCGACAAGGCAAGCAGAATGACTCTGTGGGTTCCCTTTGTTTGGGGAGTAGGGTATCACGGTTTAGCATTGGCTTGGATTCGGGGGCTACATCCATTAACCTGGATGGGATTACCTTGGGGAACAAGTGTCGCAATCACAGGGTTTTCTTGGGCGTTCATCACCCTTTGGGGCGCTGCCCTGGGGGTAACTTGGGCAGGGTTATTTGGCTTTGTGTTAAGGCGAGTTCGAGAGACTCGCAAGGGACTGTCTTCCCTTACCCGCGTTCTTTTAGGAACAGCGCTTTGGTGTACTCTCAGCATTTTATGGAACTGTGGGCCCCTGGATTGGACTTCGCTCTCCTTCACCCAAAGTCCTCACAACTTGGCAATTTTGCACTTAGGACAACTCTCAGGTTCTACTGCCGTGACTGGGGCGATCGTTGCTGTTAATGGACTAATTGCAGAAGCTTGGCTCCATCGTTGTTCCCAAAGTCCTGCCCAGCGATTCTGGCTCTCCGTTTCCCCGGTTGCCCTCTTTGTGGCGCTTCATCTGATTGGATTTGCACTTTACAGTCAGCCTCTCACCGAATTACCCGCATCGGCGGTCAAGGTGGGAATTGTTCAAGGCAACATTCCCACCCGCATCAAACTTTTTGAAGAAGGAACGAAACTTTCGCTCGATCGCTACACTCAAGGCTATCAAATCCTGGCAGACCAAGGAGTAGATCTCGTCCTGACTCCTGAAGGGTCACTCCCTTGGCTCTGGTTAGGCAGACCTAGGCAAAGTCAAAACGCTCTCTATCAAGCCATTCTTGATAGGGGTGTTCCTGCCTTAATCGGTACTGTTGGAATGCGCGCAGGCAGGGTAACACAAACCCTGTTCTCTATTACTGGCACTGGAGTCATCATAGGTCGTTACGACAAAATCAAACTCGTTCCCCTGGGCGAGTACATTCCCTTCGAGTCATTTTTAGGGAGATTTATCGATCGCCTCTCACCTGTTGGCTCATCCATGCTGCCTGGAGCAGTGAATCAACACTTCGATACGCCCGTGGGCAGAGCGATCGCCGCCATCTGCTACGAGTCCGCATTTCCCTGGATCTTTCGTAATCAAGCTGCTGCTGGAGGACAATTCATTGTGACCGCTTCCAACAACGATCCCTACAACGCCACGATGATGGCACAACACCATGCCCAAGACGTAATGCGGGCAATCGAAAGCGATCGCTGGGCAGTCCGGGCGACCAACACAGGCTTTTCTGGCATCGTTGATCCCCACGGTAAAACTCAATGGCTCTCTGGCTTTAGAACCTACGAAACCCATGCCCACACCATCTACCGTCGCCAAACCCAGACCCTTTATGTGCGTTGGGGCAATTGGTTGCTGCCCCTACTGCTAGTGGCGGCGCTTATTCGCGTTGGCATAGAAAGCCGGAGGGCTTAA
- a CDS encoding beta-lactamase family protein codes for MKLKRWARCFADTARVSTLIIILGGASCRKERAIEAPPLSIRRQTQATAAQTPVKAEIFSAQVSSQLRQNLDQSLSKDLPGAVLYVATSDGTWMDEAGWADIEKQKLMQPTDRFRIASLTKMFVAVVCLQLAEDGQLDLSDAIVDWLPQEVGSRISDSREITIRQLLNHTSGLPDPYSDAFKQAVMANPTHKWQAKEVLEYAEGRGAATSRGSFFYSNTNYLLLELIVEKATGNSLSTEIRQRIIEPLELNDTFMEAHEPIPGGFVQGYQDWNADGTPENVTQPLLNDGLGLGDGGLVSSAPDLARFMRSLFSNGVLLRSETLEKMMTLVRSDKRGGYGLGITYTPTIWGEAWGHTGKTTGFVSDILYLPAHDLIIVAWTNSGDSRQTNPSDLIQESLRIILDVEGR; via the coding sequence ATGAAGCTGAAAAGATGGGCGCGCTGCTTTGCAGATACCGCAAGGGTCTCCACCCTTATTATTATCCTGGGCGGTGCTAGCTGTCGGAAAGAGCGGGCGATCGAGGCTCCGCCTCTGTCCATTCGTCGTCAAACTCAAGCGACAGCGGCTCAGACCCCGGTTAAAGCCGAAATTTTTTCTGCTCAAGTCAGTAGCCAACTTCGACAGAATCTTGATCAAAGCCTCTCAAAGGATCTGCCGGGAGCCGTGTTGTATGTGGCAACATCTGATGGGACGTGGATGGACGAAGCAGGGTGGGCAGATATAGAGAAGCAGAAGCTGATGCAGCCGACCGATCGCTTCCGGATTGCCAGCTTAACCAAAATGTTTGTGGCAGTCGTTTGTTTGCAGTTGGCGGAGGATGGACAGTTAGATTTGAGCGATGCGATCGTAGACTGGCTGCCGCAGGAAGTAGGCAGTCGCATCTCTGATAGTAGAGAAATTACCATTCGCCAACTCCTTAACCATACCAGTGGCTTACCCGACCCGTATAGTGATGCTTTCAAGCAAGCGGTCATGGCAAACCCTACCCATAAATGGCAAGCCAAAGAAGTTCTGGAATATGCAGAGGGCAGAGGTGCCGCAACGTCGAGAGGGTCGTTTTTTTACTCTAACACCAATTATTTGCTACTAGAGTTAATTGTGGAGAAGGCGACGGGCAACTCTCTTTCCACCGAAATTCGGCAACGCATCATAGAGCCGCTGGAACTGAATGACACTTTTATGGAGGCGCATGAACCCATCCCCGGTGGATTTGTTCAGGGCTATCAAGATTGGAATGCTGACGGGACTCCTGAAAATGTCACTCAGCCGCTTCTCAATGATGGTTTGGGGTTGGGCGATGGAGGATTGGTTTCGAGTGCTCCTGATCTTGCCCGGTTCATGCGATCGCTGTTTAGCAATGGGGTGCTGCTGCGCTCTGAAACCCTAGAGAAAATGATGACGCTTGTGCGAAGTGACAAGCGGGGCGGATATGGGCTAGGCATAACCTACACGCCTACCATTTGGGGAGAAGCTTGGGGGCATACCGGCAAAACGACGGGCTTTGTGTCAGATATCCTGTATTTGCCTGCTCACGACCTGATTATTGTGGCTTGGACAAATAGTGGCGACAGTCGGCAAACTAACCCATCTGACCTAATTCAGGAGAGCTTACGGATCATTTTGGACGTAGAGGGTCGCTGA
- a CDS encoding FIST C-terminal domain-containing protein translates to MKWVNALSTRPSLEAAVEDVVEQAQKLLRVPADLGLVFISSAFASEYSRLMPLLQEKLLQEKLTLPALIGCCGGGIVGIDDHGSVQEVEDGAALSLTLARLPDVKVQTFHISTDVLPDPDSSPDDWVELMGVPPQDQPHFILLSDPMSSGTNELLQGLDFAYAGAAKVGGLADAGLSGSHSSLFCDFKQYREGVVGVALSGNLVMETIVAQGCRPIGQPYQVVEGERNILLKLEESAYGKTHTPLEILQGIFEGLDEEDRALAQRSLSIGIAQSAFKQTLEQGDFLIRNVLGVDPRTGAMAIGDRVRPGQRIQFHLRDAEASEDDLTMLLERYQNQDQSSSPAGALMFACLGRGEGLYKRPNFDSRLFTRYLNVPLSGFFCNGEIGPVGNTTFLHGYTSVFGICRQI, encoded by the coding sequence ATGAAGTGGGTCAACGCCCTATCAACCCGCCCCTCCCTAGAGGCAGCAGTGGAGGATGTTGTGGAACAAGCTCAGAAGCTGCTTCGGGTTCCCGCAGACTTGGGGCTGGTCTTCATCTCCTCTGCTTTTGCGAGTGAATATTCTCGTCTGATGCCCCTGTTACAAGAAAAATTGTTACAAGAAAAGTTGACCCTGCCCGCTCTCATTGGCTGCTGTGGGGGGGGCATTGTCGGGATAGATGATCACGGCAGCGTTCAGGAAGTGGAAGATGGTGCTGCCCTCAGCCTGACTTTGGCGCGCTTGCCTGATGTTAAAGTGCAGACGTTTCATATTTCAACAGACGTTTTACCTGATCCCGACAGTTCGCCAGATGATTGGGTCGAGTTGATGGGCGTACCCCCACAAGATCAACCTCACTTCATCCTGCTGAGTGATCCGATGTCCTCAGGTACTAATGAGTTGCTGCAAGGATTGGATTTTGCCTATGCCGGAGCAGCTAAGGTGGGTGGCTTAGCAGATGCAGGCTTATCTGGTAGTCATAGCAGCTTATTTTGCGACTTTAAGCAATACCGTGAGGGCGTAGTGGGCGTGGCACTCAGCGGCAATTTGGTCATGGAAACGATTGTGGCGCAAGGCTGTCGTCCCATTGGTCAGCCCTATCAGGTAGTAGAAGGGGAGCGAAATATTTTGCTGAAGCTGGAAGAGTCGGCTTATGGCAAAACCCACACACCCTTAGAAATTTTGCAAGGGATTTTTGAGGGTTTGGATGAAGAAGACCGGGCACTGGCACAGCGATCGCTCTCGATTGGCATTGCCCAAAGTGCTTTTAAGCAAACCCTAGAGCAGGGAGATTTTCTGATTCGTAACGTGCTAGGCGTAGATCCTCGAACCGGAGCAATGGCAATTGGCGATCGCGTTCGTCCGGGTCAACGCATCCAGTTTCACCTGCGCGATGCTGAGGCTTCGGAAGACGATCTAACGATGTTATTAGAACGTTATCAAAACCAAGATCAATCTTCATCGCCTGCCGGAGCGCTGATGTTTGCCTGTTTAGGACGAGGCGAAGGACTTTATAAACGACCTAACTTCGACTCTCGCCTATTTACCCGCTATCTGAATGTCCCGCTGAGCGGCTTTTTCTGTAACGGCGAGATTGGCCCTGTCGGCAACACCACTTTTCTTCATGGCTACACATCTGTTTTTGGAATTTGTCGTCAGATCTAA
- a CDS encoding Calvin cycle protein CP12 — translation MSNDIQAKIDQERQAAREACETSGPGSAECAVAWDTVEELQAEAAHQKQKVSKNSLQEYCDDNPDALECRVYDN, via the coding sequence ATGAGCAACGACATTCAAGCAAAAATTGACCAAGAACGCCAGGCAGCACGCGAAGCCTGCGAAACCAGCGGCCCTGGCTCTGCCGAGTGTGCGGTGGCATGGGACACTGTTGAAGAACTGCAAGCAGAAGCTGCTCACCAAAAGCAGAAGGTTTCTAAGAATTCTTTGCAAGAATACTGCGATGATAACCCCGATGCTTTAGAGTGCCGGGTTTACGACAACTAA
- a CDS encoding ferrochelatase has product MGYGEVESYEDFANYNEQALNLLTAKFAPVPTWIYPPLAKLLAMFDLHEWSHQHDHFISPHNAIFEKQRAGIEKCLQERWGNQVQVFKAFNFCAPFLPQQVLAEIKAKGFDKLLIYPLLVVDSIFTSGIAVEQVNHGLSQLSDGAEHWVKGQRYIPSFYNEPAYIDLMARLVEEKIAKELAVAHLPSQTGIVLMNHGCPHKAKGFTSGIDESQAMYERVRERLINRYPLISVGWLNHQTPLIEWTQPNADLAAKNLMAVGATALVFMPIGFATENHETLLDVDHIIHGLRRQRPDVTYVQMACVNDHPEFLQMVADWAEDQISALLSEQALSVDPALAKVQAEASHSHDHHSHEPHSHDHHSHNHPHPH; this is encoded by the coding sequence ATGGGCTATGGCGAAGTCGAAAGCTACGAAGACTTTGCGAACTACAACGAGCAGGCATTAAACCTCCTCACCGCAAAATTTGCGCCCGTGCCTACTTGGATTTATCCTCCCCTTGCTAAACTGCTGGCAATGTTCGATCTCCACGAATGGAGCCACCAGCATGATCATTTTATTTCTCCCCACAACGCCATTTTTGAAAAACAGCGGGCAGGCATCGAAAAATGTCTTCAAGAGCGTTGGGGAAATCAAGTTCAGGTTTTCAAAGCTTTCAACTTTTGCGCCCCTTTCTTGCCCCAACAAGTGCTAGCCGAGATTAAGGCAAAAGGCTTTGACAAACTGCTAATTTACCCGTTGCTAGTCGTCGATTCTATCTTCACAAGCGGTATTGCCGTCGAGCAAGTCAATCACGGCTTATCACAGTTGTCTGATGGCGCGGAGCATTGGGTTAAAGGACAACGCTACATTCCCTCGTTCTACAATGAGCCTGCTTACATTGATTTGATGGCGCGGTTAGTCGAAGAGAAAATTGCCAAAGAACTGGCTGTTGCTCACCTCCCTTCGCAAACTGGCATCGTGTTGATGAACCATGGCTGTCCCCATAAGGCAAAAGGCTTTACGTCTGGCATTGACGAGAGTCAGGCAATGTACGAGCGCGTTAGAGAGCGTTTAATCAATCGCTATCCTCTAATTTCGGTCGGCTGGTTGAACCATCAAACGCCCCTAATTGAATGGACGCAGCCCAACGCAGATCTGGCAGCCAAAAATTTGATGGCGGTAGGCGCAACGGCTCTTGTCTTTATGCCAATTGGGTTTGCTACAGAAAACCATGAAACCCTCCTAGATGTGGATCACATCATCCATGGGTTGCGTCGTCAGCGTCCTGATGTAACCTATGTGCAAATGGCTTGTGTGAACGACCATCCTGAGTTCTTACAAATGGTGGCAGACTGGGCAGAAGACCAGATTTCGGCACTACTGTCAGAGCAGGCTCTGTCAGTGGATCCGGCGTTGGCTAAAGTTCAAGCTGAAGCCAGTCACAGCCATGACCATCACAGCCACGAGCCTCATAGTCATGACCATCATAGCCACAATCATCCTCATCCCCACTAA
- a CDS encoding M48 family metallopeptidase: MSLPKTLLVGLKSDQFRHPLDLQATQAMKQLLGLDVLLRNVLGSVAEQFFYLENIASSVLVSDQQLPDLHKLLLEACKILDLEPPQLYVRQNPAPNAYTFAMRGKQPFIVIHTSLIELLTPEETQAVIAHELGHLKCEHSVYLTLANLVVLAGQLVPGGSLLTQSLQAQLMEWVRCAEFTCDRAALLVAQNPRVVASVLMKLSGGSPTLAPQLNLDAFLAQARSYEDMSTSDLGKMLRQLQTAQLSHPVPVLRAREIDRWASTQEYQSLLERRPLRYLQSSVPFSQQDEVKGGWRNW, translated from the coding sequence ATGTCTTTACCCAAAACGCTTCTCGTGGGTTTAAAGTCTGACCAGTTCAGACATCCGTTAGATCTCCAGGCAACGCAGGCTATGAAACAACTGCTTGGGCTAGATGTATTGCTGCGGAATGTATTGGGATCTGTTGCAGAGCAATTCTTTTACTTAGAAAATATTGCCTCTAGCGTTTTGGTTAGCGATCAGCAGTTGCCCGACTTACATAAGCTTTTGTTGGAAGCATGCAAGATTTTAGATTTGGAACCCCCGCAGCTTTACGTGCGGCAAAATCCTGCTCCGAACGCCTACACCTTTGCGATGCGAGGCAAACAGCCCTTTATTGTCATTCATACTTCCTTAATTGAACTCCTTACCCCTGAAGAAACTCAGGCAGTGATTGCCCACGAGTTAGGGCATCTTAAGTGCGAACACAGCGTCTACTTAACGTTGGCTAATCTGGTGGTATTAGCAGGACAGTTAGTCCCTGGGGGGAGTTTGTTGACTCAAAGCTTGCAAGCACAACTGATGGAATGGGTACGCTGTGCCGAGTTTACCTGCGATCGCGCGGCTCTCTTAGTGGCTCAAAACCCTAGAGTGGTCGCTTCAGTTCTTATGAAGCTAAGTGGCGGCTCTCCCACCCTTGCACCACAACTCAACCTAGATGCATTCCTCGCCCAAGCCCGCTCCTACGAAGATATGAGCACTAGCGACCTGGGCAAAATGCTGAGGCAATTGCAGACGGCTCAACTTAGCCATCCTGTCCCTGTACTTAGAGCCAGGGAAATCGATCGCTGGGCAAGCACCCAGGAATACCAATCCCTTTTAGAGAGGCGACCCTTGCGGTATCTGCAAAGCAGCGTGCCCTTCTCTCAGCAAGATGAAGTTAAAGGCGGTTGGCGGAATTGGTAA